Proteins encoded in a region of the Aulosira sp. FACHB-615 genome:
- a CDS encoding DUF4157 domain-containing protein, whose product MYTRQYKTKKTSTNSAETSTTNQFAPRRFVVQPDEEITNNQTSDLQAKSGNKRNLPNISVFPSSVTLQPSPIQMKLTIGQPGDKYEQEADRLAADVVQQINAPETQQIQREVAPEEEEVRMKPISGNIQREAAPEEEEVRMKPIVQRLSGAGGMTAKPDLEQSIQQARSSGQPLTESIREPMEQAFGADFSGVKIHADAQSDELNQSIQAKAFTTGKDIFFRQGEYQPGNRGGQELIAHELTHVVQQSGGTLKISKSYEQAIQRFKDTLNDTSDVTEEDIKNAPKEKLEEWLRREESDSWDDEGNDLVPTPIDKDRIKEAIVAIEKANAEQEKLKELGVTAEQLLLFQNITEEAQIIKKCATTCQNKEWNLTVVLNSLQGYSQEARKTALSVLAKGEVNDTEALTTLASNWNDMQDKSTINIKIKTLITLIKSKAIVVEGGTYKVPELTGTEDTAYTFYFNAVQRLRINPEWHVHITSSKELKRPGFKNKGDKYNVGPGTRDETKTQDSKELLQVCQQF is encoded by the coding sequence ATGTATACAAGACAATACAAAACAAAAAAAACTTCGACAAATTCTGCTGAAACCTCAACCACCAATCAATTCGCACCACGCCGTTTTGTCGTCCAGCCAGATGAAGAAATCACCAACAACCAAACCTCTGATTTGCAGGCTAAATCAGGCAATAAAAGAAACCTGCCAAATATATCTGTATTTCCTAGCAGTGTGACTCTGCAACCATCACCTATTCAAATGAAGCTTACCATTGGTCAACCGGGTGACAAATACGAACAGGAAGCAGATAGGTTAGCAGCAGATGTTGTTCAGCAAATTAATGCACCAGAAACTCAACAAATTCAGCGTGAAGTAGCACCGGAAGAAGAAGAAGTCCGTATGAAACCCATCTCCGGTAACATTCAGCGTGAAGCAGCACCGGAAGAAGAAGAAGTCCGTATGAAACCAATAGTGCAGCGTTTGTCTGGTGCAGGTGGAATGACTGCAAAACCTGATTTAGAACAGTCAATCCAACAAGCCAGAAGTAGCGGACAGCCACTAACAGAAAGTATCAGAGAACCAATGGAACAAGCCTTTGGCGCTGATTTTAGTGGTGTAAAGATTCACGCTGATGCTCAATCTGACGAGTTAAACCAATCAATTCAAGCAAAAGCCTTCACCACAGGAAAAGATATTTTCTTTCGCCAAGGAGAATATCAGCCAGGAAACCGTGGAGGACAGGAATTAATCGCCCATGAATTGACTCATGTAGTGCAGCAAAGTGGTGGTACGTTAAAGATATCAAAATCTTATGAGCAAGCTATCCAAAGGTTTAAAGACACACTAAATGATACCAGTGATGTCACAGAAGAAGACATAAAAAATGCCCCAAAAGAAAAACTTGAAGAATGGTTACGTAGAGAAGAATCTGATAGCTGGGATGACGAAGGAAACGATCTCGTTCCAACTCCAATAGATAAGGACAGAATAAAAGAGGCGATTGTAGCGATTGAAAAAGCAAATGCAGAGCAAGAAAAATTGAAAGAACTCGGTGTTACTGCCGAACAACTACTTCTTTTTCAAAACATAACGGAAGAGGCTCAGATAATCAAAAAATGTGCCACAACCTGTCAAAATAAAGAATGGAACTTAACAGTAGTCCTGAATTCTCTACAAGGATACAGCCAAGAAGCTCGAAAAACTGCGTTAAGTGTGCTGGCTAAAGGTGAGGTAAACGACACAGAAGCACTGACTACTTTGGCAAGCAACTGGAATGATATGCAGGATAAATCAACAATTAATATCAAAATCAAAACTTTGATTACTCTGATTAAAAGTAAAGCCATCGTAGTGGAGGGTGGAACATACAAAGTTCCTGAACTTACAGGTACAGAGGATACTGCATATACTTTCTACTTCAATGCTGTACAGCGTCTACGTATCAATCCAGAATGGCATGTACATATTACCAGTAGCAAAGAATTAAAAAGACCTGGCTTCAAGAACAAGGGCGACAAGTACAATGTAGGGCCGGGAACCCGCGACGAAACAAAAACACAAGACTCCAAAGAATTGCTGCAAGTATGTCAACAATTCTAA
- a CDS encoding DUF4157 domain-containing protein — protein sequence MYKRQTSKGQSSTNHDAPANQFAPRRFVIQPQTEEAEQKPADLQAKSQTTPVNHLANIPIFPPGYQPPPPPRIQMKLSIGEPGDKYEQEADKLAQDVVQRINSSETPPVQLQPEAEIRKKSFIQRLSNIDEKSVTPDLEASIQRMQGSGQPLAETIKAPMEQAFGADFSGVKIHTDAESDQMNQSIQAKAFTTGQDIFFRQGNYEPGSRGGQELIAHELTHVVQQEKDKVSRKIDNGVVISSVPIQIQRAGEKIGGGIAELYVPDTATTTVCFFGHGVYNNDIAAIDGVALGYFCPHQSALNSNLSMMEQGTLYDANVHDEDGKWHNYTLTEAHIGLDDNQAKTNCNTNNSALALITSATSTEAIVNALKAKGYTVLKAIHCREVNGVDNQEWDPTTDQAIEVEQVKQKEETVDRASLNGKFDITGETITETTEINQGDVYMDSADAYDTAKIVVKVDGSNLQVKQHP from the coding sequence ATGTATAAGCGACAAACCAGTAAAGGTCAATCATCTACAAATCATGATGCACCAGCAAATCAATTTGCACCCCGTCGCTTTGTCATCCAACCCCAAACCGAAGAAGCAGAACAAAAACCAGCAGATTTACAAGCAAAATCACAAACAACACCTGTTAATCACCTTGCCAATATTCCAATTTTTCCCCCTGGCTATCAACCACCGCCACCGCCAAGAATCCAGATGAAACTTAGCATTGGTGAACCTGGAGATAAATATGAACAAGAAGCTGACAAACTAGCACAAGATGTAGTACAGCGAATCAATTCTTCAGAAACTCCACCAGTACAGCTACAACCAGAAGCAGAAATCAGAAAAAAATCGTTCATACAACGGCTATCAAATATAGATGAAAAGAGTGTAACACCAGATTTAGAAGCCTCCATCCAACGAATGCAAGGTAGCGGACAGCCGCTTGCAGAGACTATCAAAGCACCAATGGAACAAGCATTTGGCGCTGATTTTAGTGGCGTGAAAATTCATACAGATGCTGAGTCTGATCAGATGAACCAATCGATTCAGGCAAAAGCATTTACCACAGGTCAAGATATTTTCTTTCGCCAAGGAAATTATGAGCCGGGAAGTAGAGGTGGACAGGAATTAATCGCCCATGAATTGACTCATGTAGTGCAGCAGGAAAAAGACAAAGTTAGCCGGAAAATAGATAACGGAGTAGTAATTAGCAGTGTGCCGATACAAATCCAAAGAGCAGGTGAAAAGATTGGTGGAGGCATAGCTGAACTATACGTGCCGGATACAGCGACAACAACAGTCTGCTTCTTTGGTCATGGCGTATATAATAACGACATCGCAGCAATTGACGGAGTAGCATTAGGATATTTTTGCCCCCACCAGTCAGCCCTCAACTCAAATCTGTCAATGATGGAGCAAGGCACTTTATACGATGCTAACGTTCATGATGAGGATGGAAAATGGCATAACTACACACTGACAGAAGCACATATTGGCTTAGATGACAATCAGGCGAAAACTAACTGTAACACCAATAACTCAGCACTTGCTCTAATTACATCTGCTACAAGTACAGAAGCAATAGTAAATGCTCTAAAAGCAAAGGGCTATACAGTCCTTAAAGCAATCCATTGTCGAGAGGTGAATGGCGTAGATAATCAAGAGTGGGATCCAACTACAGACCAGGCAATAGAGGTTGAGCAGGTTAAGCAAAAAGAAGAAACAGTAGACAGAGCAAGTCTAAATGGCAAATTTGACATCACTGGTGAAACCATAACAGAAACAACGGAAATTAATCAGGGTGATGTCTATATGGATAGTGCAGATGCCTATGACACTGCGAAAATAGTAGTGAAGGTGGACGGCTCGAATTTGCAGGTCAAACAACATCCGTAA
- a CDS encoding D-alanyl-D-alanine carboxypeptidase, whose translation MLELLSSGLVSLWLEMAGVEIKPSDALEALAGQANPGLVLAADPNPTGVTTVQQYLQGLVKSKLVAQNLAESQGVWLQSGPILMANHQGTTPLPAASLTKIATSLVSLKTWGPDHQFETLIGTTGPVVNGVVQGDLVIAGGGDPMFVWEEAIALGNTLNKMGIKQVKGNLLITGNFAMNFQRHPLLAGQMVKQALNHKTWTRPANYIYSIMPKGTPKPEVVITGAVKVAPQTPQQTLLVRHKSLPLRQLLKEMNVYSNNEMAQMLAESVGGAGVVQSTAAYLARVPESEIQLINGSGLGPENRISPRAVCAMLMAIQQQAAAHNLNLADLFPMSGFDRRGTLHSRHMPVGTVMKTGTLRDVSALAGVIPTRDRGLVWFAILNRGPFVSNYRIEQDKFLQSLVKELEVVPAIPTAITPHSPANSLPELGATSRNEILYRG comes from the coding sequence ATGCTGGAATTATTAAGTTCGGGTTTGGTTTCTCTGTGGCTGGAAATGGCTGGGGTGGAAATTAAGCCTTCTGATGCTTTAGAAGCATTAGCTGGGCAAGCAAACCCTGGCTTGGTTCTGGCTGCTGATCCCAACCCCACCGGCGTAACTACCGTCCAGCAATACTTACAAGGACTAGTTAAATCTAAATTAGTTGCCCAAAATTTAGCCGAAAGCCAAGGAGTTTGGTTACAGTCTGGGCCAATACTCATGGCTAATCATCAAGGAACAACACCATTACCGGCGGCTTCGTTAACCAAGATTGCCACTTCCCTAGTTTCGTTAAAAACTTGGGGGCCAGACCATCAATTTGAAACTTTAATAGGGACTACCGGGCCTGTAGTCAATGGGGTAGTGCAGGGTGATTTGGTCATTGCTGGTGGTGGCGACCCGATGTTTGTCTGGGAAGAAGCGATCGCCCTGGGCAATACACTCAATAAAATGGGTATTAAGCAAGTAAAAGGGAACTTGCTAATTACAGGCAATTTTGCCATGAATTTCCAACGTCACCCCCTACTGGCTGGTCAGATGGTGAAGCAAGCACTAAACCATAAAACTTGGACTCGTCCAGCTAATTATATCTACTCCATCATGCCTAAAGGCACACCCAAACCGGAAGTTGTAATTACAGGTGCTGTCAAAGTTGCCCCTCAAACACCCCAACAAACCTTGCTAGTGCGTCATAAATCTTTGCCCTTGCGCCAATTGCTCAAAGAAATGAACGTTTACAGCAATAACGAAATGGCACAGATGCTGGCAGAATCAGTAGGTGGTGCAGGTGTAGTGCAATCAACAGCAGCTTATCTGGCGCGAGTACCTGAGTCAGAAATTCAATTAATCAATGGTTCTGGACTCGGCCCAGAAAATCGCATTTCTCCCAGGGCTGTTTGTGCGATGTTAATGGCAATTCAACAGCAAGCAGCAGCACACAACCTGAATTTAGCAGATTTGTTTCCGATGTCTGGGTTTGATCGTCGGGGAACATTACACAGCAGACACATGCCCGTCGGTACTGTGATGAAAACTGGTACACTTCGTGATGTGAGTGCATTAGCTGGTGTCATCCCAACACGCGATCGCGGTTTAGTTTGGTTTGCTATCCTCAACCGTGGCCCCTTCGTCTCAAATTACCGCATAGAACAAGATAAGTTCTTGCAAAGTCTTGTGAAAGAACTAGAAGTAGTTCCCGCAATTCCCACCGCTATTACTCCCCACTCACCCGCTAACTCTTTGCCAGAACTAGGCGCTACTAGTCGCAACGAAATTTTGTATAGAGGTTAG
- a CDS encoding SMI1/KNR4 family protein, with translation MSLLTDALDRIETWFVSHQPEFALSLAPGLTRQEIDAIVENFPYRFPEELYEFYGWHNGCQSLSCGYVVPKFDNFFSLQEALKWYADFLSWGFDWNPQWLTILDFNGDYRYAIVTGEDSAPVWFIDPECGIEEIRWDSLTDLMLATAECYETGAYDLDDEGYMETDEQKVAEIHRKYNYRGRVKSTTNESYNPEPQTVASEVDLSHPNALEELIQALQAAPLNPDAGIL, from the coding sequence ATGTCTCTTTTAACAGATGCGCTGGATAGAATTGAGACTTGGTTCGTGAGTCATCAACCTGAATTTGCCTTGAGTTTAGCGCCTGGATTAACTCGCCAAGAAATAGACGCAATTGTTGAAAATTTTCCTTATCGCTTTCCAGAAGAATTATACGAGTTTTACGGGTGGCATAATGGTTGCCAAAGCTTGAGTTGTGGCTATGTAGTTCCTAAGTTTGACAATTTTTTCTCTTTGCAAGAGGCGTTGAAATGGTACGCAGACTTTTTAAGTTGGGGCTTTGATTGGAATCCGCAGTGGCTAACGATATTAGATTTTAATGGTGATTATAGATACGCTATTGTTACAGGAGAAGATTCTGCACCTGTTTGGTTTATCGATCCAGAATGTGGCATTGAAGAAATTCGCTGGGATAGTTTAACAGATTTAATGCTGGCAACGGCAGAGTGTTACGAAACTGGTGCTTATGATCTTGATGATGAAGGATACATGGAGACAGACGAACAAAAAGTTGCAGAAATTCACCGTAAGTATAACTATCGAGGAAGAGTAAAATCAACTACAAATGAATCTTACAATCCTGAGCCGCAAACGGTTGCGAGTGAAGTTGATTTATCTCATCCAAATGCCCTAGAAGAGTTAATTCAGGCTTTGCAAGCTGCACCATTGAATCCTGATGCTGGTATATTATAA